A single genomic interval of Aegicerativicinus sediminis harbors:
- a CDS encoding energy transducer TonB: MFIERHKALIITILITGIVVFGMFSLHITKQTELIAESYYEMEPLTPEEIEEKLEKEKELSEIDDSKPTTNQAFNEDKEFKEVMKNFRTVTAGDLNKNDADNSQQTENEEPEEILTSNSDYNASSGYGVKSNEKSTYSKVKDLLAMRNSENWKKPENTNANSTLTYSLKGRTMLDFDTPRYLCEESGIIIVNITVNNTGKVINTSINGSSTSKNQCLIDSATEYAESVTFDTGKQPVQVGTITFRFKGKN; this comes from the coding sequence ATGTTTATTGAAAGACATAAAGCCCTAATAATTACAATTCTGATTACCGGAATTGTGGTGTTTGGTATGTTCAGTCTTCACATTACCAAACAAACCGAACTTATAGCCGAAAGTTATTACGAAATGGAACCTTTGACTCCTGAAGAAATAGAGGAGAAATTGGAAAAGGAAAAGGAACTTAGCGAAATTGATGACAGTAAGCCGACTACCAACCAAGCCTTTAATGAGGATAAGGAGTTTAAGGAAGTGATGAAGAATTTCCGAACTGTTACTGCTGGTGACCTTAACAAAAATGATGCTGACAATTCCCAACAAACTGAAAACGAAGAACCGGAGGAAATTTTAACTTCTAATTCTGATTATAATGCTTCCTCGGGATATGGTGTTAAATCAAATGAGAAAAGCACTTATAGTAAAGTCAAGGACTTACTTGCCATGCGTAATTCTGAAAATTGGAAAAAGCCAGAAAACACTAACGCTAATAGCACCCTTACCTATTCACTTAAGGGCCGGACAATGTTAGATTTCGACACTCCTCGGTATTTATGTGAAGAAAGCGGAATAATCATTGTAAACATTACAGTGAATAATACTGGAAAGGTTATAAATACTAGCATTAATGGTTCATCAACTTCAAAGAACCAATGCTTAATAGATAGTGCTACGGAATATGCAGAATCCGTGACCTTTGATACTGGCAAACAACCAGTACAGGTTGGGACTATAACCTTTAGGTTTAAGGGCAAAAATTAA
- the truB gene encoding tRNA pseudouridine(55) synthase TruB: MTTKEDFLNGQLILIDKPLEWTSFQVVNKMRWAIRKQFQLKKIKVGHAGTLDPLASGLLLICTGKMTKSIEKFQAQEKEYTGTFTLGSTTPSYDLETEVDQEYPTEHVNSKLLNETAQSFIGEIDQIPPIFSAIKQDGKRAYAAARAGEEIELKSRKVTITEFEITKFEDLMVDFRVVCSKGTYIRSLAHDFGKKLNSGAHLSKLRRTKIGSYSVENAQTLNSFLQSLG, translated from the coding sequence ATGACTACTAAGGAAGATTTTCTAAATGGCCAATTAATTCTAATCGATAAACCTTTAGAATGGACTTCTTTTCAAGTTGTAAACAAGATGCGCTGGGCCATAAGAAAGCAATTTCAACTAAAGAAAATTAAGGTTGGACATGCCGGAACCTTAGATCCTCTAGCATCTGGATTACTACTTATCTGCACTGGCAAAATGACTAAATCTATTGAAAAATTTCAGGCTCAAGAGAAAGAATACACTGGCACCTTTACCTTAGGAAGCACCACACCCTCTTATGATTTAGAAACAGAGGTTGACCAAGAATATCCGACTGAACATGTTAATAGTAAACTACTAAATGAAACTGCACAATCTTTTATTGGCGAGATAGATCAAATTCCTCCAATATTTTCAGCCATAAAACAAGATGGAAAACGTGCCTACGCTGCAGCTAGGGCTGGAGAGGAAATAGAATTAAAATCCAGAAAAGTGACCATTACAGAATTCGAAATAACCAAATTTGAAGATCTAATGGTAGATTTTCGTGTTGTTTGCAGCAAAGGAACCTATATAAGATCTTTAGCACACGATTTTGGCAAAAAATTGAATAGTGGCGCCCATTTATCAAAACTTAGACGCACAAAAATTGGTAGCTATTCTGTTGAAAATGCACAAACCCTAAACTCCTTCTTACAAAGTTTGGGTTAA
- a CDS encoding undecaprenyl-diphosphate phosphatase has product MDGIDAALLGIVQGLTEFLPVSSSGHLEIGKALLGDNSVPEESLLFTVVVHFATALSTIIVFRKDILFLLKGLFKFRWNEEFHFALKIIVSMIPAVFVGLFFENEIEELFGGNLLLVGSMLLLTALLLLLADRAKNTGRPVRFLDAFVIGISQAVAILPGISRSGATISTSVLLGNDKGKAARFSFLMVVPLIFGKIAKDILSGDLSGESTDMGLLGIGFITAFTAGIFACTWMIKLVKRSKLSYFALYCTIIGLIAIAYTLST; this is encoded by the coding sequence ATGGATGGCATCGATGCGGCCCTGTTGGGAATTGTTCAAGGTTTAACTGAATTTTTACCAGTTTCCTCAAGTGGCCATCTTGAAATCGGGAAAGCATTGTTAGGAGATAATAGTGTTCCCGAAGAAAGTCTTTTGTTTACTGTGGTGGTTCATTTCGCTACGGCTTTGAGCACCATTATTGTTTTTAGAAAGGATATACTTTTCCTGTTGAAAGGTCTTTTTAAATTTCGTTGGAACGAAGAATTTCATTTCGCATTGAAAATTATAGTATCAATGATACCGGCTGTGTTTGTGGGATTATTTTTTGAAAATGAAATTGAAGAATTATTTGGGGGAAATCTGCTATTGGTTGGCAGTATGTTATTGCTGACTGCATTACTTCTGCTTTTGGCGGATCGGGCCAAAAATACTGGTCGACCTGTTAGATTTTTAGATGCTTTTGTGATTGGTATATCTCAGGCAGTTGCAATTTTGCCTGGAATTTCTAGGTCAGGAGCAACTATTTCAACCTCAGTTCTTTTAGGAAATGACAAAGGTAAAGCCGCAAGATTTTCATTTTTGATGGTTGTACCTTTAATTTTCGGTAAAATCGCGAAAGATATTTTAAGTGGTGATTTATCGGGGGAAAGTACCGATATGGGCTTATTAGGCATTGGGTTTATAACAGCTTTTACCGCGGGTATTTTTGCCTGTACCTGGATGATAAAATTAGTTAAGCGGAGTAAACTTTCTTACTTTGCGCTCTACTGCACTATTATTGGACTTATAGCCATAGCCTACACCCTATCTACATAA
- a CDS encoding DUF3098 domain-containing protein, giving the protein MGEKKRKEQARSEFIFGRKNYKFMFIGLACIALGFILMAGGGSDDPNVFNEEIFNFRRIRLAPALVLIGFGIQVYAILLNPNKQK; this is encoded by the coding sequence ATGGGAGAAAAGAAACGAAAAGAGCAGGCTAGATCAGAATTCATATTCGGACGTAAAAATTACAAGTTTATGTTTATAGGCTTGGCCTGCATCGCATTAGGTTTTATTTTAATGGCAGGCGGAGGCAGTGACGATCCAAATGTTTTCAATGAAGAGATCTTTAATTTCCGAAGAATTCGACTTGCGCCTGCACTCGTACTGATTGGTTTCGGCATACAGGTCTATGCCATTTTATTGAATCCGAATAAACAAAAGTAA
- a CDS encoding cell division protein FtsX has translation MSTSFDKYQKRRLISSYFSVVISISLVLFLLGCLGLLVINAKKVADHFKEQVVVTIYLNDTAKEVEVKQLEKSLAMADYTKSTTYVPKEDAAKLMQEETGEDFMDFVGYNPLMNSIDVYLKADYVTNETLQSISEDLADKQFIEEIRYDNDLVELMNDNVKKITFWVLIISSLFTLIAVLLINSSIRLAVYSKRFIIKTMQMVGATKSFIRRPFIWKNVQLGLIGSAVAMIGMGAVLYYVNKSFPSLGFLDHPILLVLVFVLVAAIGVIITSISTFIATQRFLNLKTDHLYY, from the coding sequence ATGAGCACATCTTTTGATAAATATCAAAAACGAAGATTAATTTCCTCCTATTTTTCAGTGGTTATAAGCATATCCTTAGTCCTATTTTTATTAGGGTGCTTAGGACTTTTGGTAATAAATGCCAAAAAAGTTGCAGACCACTTTAAAGAACAGGTTGTAGTAACCATTTACCTTAATGATACTGCTAAAGAAGTTGAAGTAAAGCAATTGGAAAAATCCTTGGCAATGGCAGATTATACCAAATCAACTACCTATGTACCCAAGGAAGATGCCGCTAAATTGATGCAAGAGGAAACTGGTGAAGATTTTATGGATTTCGTTGGCTATAATCCATTAATGAATTCCATAGATGTCTATTTAAAGGCCGATTATGTTACTAATGAAACTCTTCAATCTATTTCAGAGGACCTAGCTGATAAACAATTTATTGAAGAAATAAGGTACGACAATGATTTGGTGGAACTAATGAACGACAATGTAAAAAAGATTACATTTTGGGTTCTAATAATTAGTTCCCTGTTTACTTTAATAGCGGTGCTGCTTATTAACAGTTCAATCCGGTTAGCGGTATATTCTAAACGATTTATTATCAAAACCATGCAAATGGTAGGGGCAACAAAAAGTTTTATACGTCGACCCTTTATCTGGAAAAATGTACAGCTCGGGTTAATAGGGTCTGCTGTCGCTATGATTGGGATGGGAGCTGTTCTTTATTATGTAAACAAGAGCTTTCCGTCATTAGGATTTTTAGACCATCCAATTCTATTAGTCCTCGTTTTTGTTTTAGTAGCTGCTATTGGGGTTATTATAACAAGCATAAGCACCTTTATAGCCACACAAAGATTCCTTAACCTTAAAACCGATCATTTATACTATTAG
- a CDS encoding ketopantoate reductase family protein, translating into MKIVVVGAGGVGGYFGARLAEAGHNVTFVVREPHFSIILQDGLKIIHSEGEFTVHPKVVKDFKEIPDMDLIILAIKSWQLQTVAEQFKPYLQKHTLVLPLQNGVGSVDKLSEVIPAKNILAGFCKIVSKVESPGIIRHLNFKPEIVFGEIDNSQTNRILKLQQRLSKANFVATVPKDIHLEIWKKFLFIATVSGLGGLTRMTMGVLRSESYTRQLLEESSKEIIALAQAKGIGLSEEHFLMVMGVIDNLEPDTTASVQRDIMAGKPSELEDFNGYIMKEGRKLGVDTPTHAFTYYCLLPMEKKARNLL; encoded by the coding sequence ATGAAAATTGTTGTAGTAGGGGCTGGTGGAGTTGGCGGATATTTTGGTGCAAGACTTGCTGAGGCGGGTCATAATGTAACTTTTGTGGTCCGAGAACCTCATTTTTCAATTATACTCCAAGATGGGCTAAAAATTATCCATTCTGAAGGAGAATTTACCGTTCACCCAAAGGTTGTCAAAGATTTTAAGGAAATCCCAGATATGGATTTAATTATCCTGGCCATTAAATCTTGGCAGCTTCAAACGGTTGCGGAACAATTTAAACCGTATTTGCAAAAACATACCTTAGTGCTACCATTACAAAATGGGGTGGGAAGTGTCGACAAGCTTTCGGAAGTAATTCCTGCCAAGAACATTTTGGCCGGCTTTTGTAAAATTGTAAGTAAGGTTGAGAGCCCAGGTATAATTCGTCATTTAAACTTTAAACCAGAAATTGTTTTTGGAGAAATTGACAATTCGCAAACAAATCGGATTTTAAAACTTCAACAGCGGTTATCCAAGGCCAATTTTGTGGCCACTGTTCCAAAAGACATACATTTAGAAATCTGGAAGAAATTCTTGTTTATTGCCACAGTTAGTGGATTGGGCGGACTTACCCGAATGACTATGGGTGTTCTGCGATCAGAATCATATACCCGACAACTCCTGGAAGAATCTTCAAAAGAAATAATTGCCCTTGCCCAAGCAAAGGGGATTGGCCTTTCCGAAGAACATTTTTTAATGGTAATGGGGGTGATTGATAATCTTGAGCCAGATACTACAGCTAGTGTGCAAAGAGATATCATGGCAGGAAAGCCAAGTGAATTGGAAGATTTTAATGGTTATATAATGAAAGAGGGTAGAAAACTTGGGGTGGATACCCCAACCCATGCTTTTACATACTACTGTTTGCTTCCAATGGAAAAGAAGGCTAGAAACCTTCTGTAA
- the leuS gene encoding leucine--tRNA ligase, with amino-acid sequence MKYHFNDIEKKWQKYWAENQTFKADNNSDKPKYYVLDMFPYPSGAGLHVGHPLGYIASDIYARYKRHKGFNVLHPMGYDSFGLPAEQYAIQTGQHPAITTKENISTYRRQLDQIGFSFDWSREVRTSDPDYYKWTQWIFIQLFESWYNFDTDKSEDISTLITKFESSGNSNVNAACDDDLPNFTADEWNSFSSVKQQEILLGYRLTYLAETEVNWCPALGTVLANDEIVNGVSERGGHPVVRKKMTQWSMRISAFAERLLEGLDRIDWPESLKESQRNWIGKSRGASVKFKIVDRADLIEVFTTRPDTIFGVSFMTLAPEHPLVEKITTPEQKAEVDAYIEATAKRSERDRMADVKTISGVFTGAFAEHPFTANAIPIWIGDYVLASYGTGAVMAVPCGDQRDYDFAKHFNLPIPNIFEGVDISEHAHEEKGETVIANSDFLSGMPYKEAFARVVEALEHNGHGKGKINYRLRDAVFSRQRYWGEPFPVYYVNGMPQMIALEHLPITLPEVEKYLPTETGEPPLGNADVWAWDTVNHKVVSNNLIDNKTIYPLELNTMPGWAGSSWYFNRYMDAGNSAEFAGKEALDYWKDVDLYIGGSEHATGHLLYSRFWQKFLFDKGLVPVDEYAKKLINQGMILGTSAFVKKDLNANKLYSKDVVGNEEAYPIHADVSFVNASDELDIDAFKNWRPEFVDAEFICEEDGTFKVAREVEKMSKSKYNVVNPDEICHQYGADSLRLYEMFLGPLEQAKPWNTAGITGVHSFLKKLWRLYFEEETLKVDDSEPSKESLKTLHKTIKKVEEDIENFSFNTSVSTFMIAVNELTAQKCTSKQILQPLLVLVSPYAPHIAEELWYQLGHNESISTAPFPKFNENFLVESVKNYPISFNGKMRFTLELPLDLSKEEIEKAVIADDRTQAQLAGRTPKKVIVVPGKIVNIVG; translated from the coding sequence ATGAAATACCATTTCAATGATATTGAGAAAAAGTGGCAAAAGTATTGGGCTGAAAACCAAACTTTTAAAGCTGATAATAATTCAGACAAACCAAAATATTATGTTTTAGACATGTTTCCTTATCCATCTGGAGCTGGATTACATGTCGGGCATCCTTTAGGTTACATTGCATCAGATATTTATGCACGCTACAAGCGTCATAAGGGATTTAATGTATTGCACCCGATGGGATATGATAGTTTTGGTTTGCCAGCCGAACAATATGCCATACAAACAGGTCAGCATCCTGCGATTACTACTAAAGAAAATATTTCCACATACAGAAGGCAGTTAGATCAGATAGGTTTTTCATTTGACTGGTCTCGTGAAGTACGCACTAGCGATCCTGATTATTATAAATGGACACAATGGATATTTATTCAGTTGTTTGAGTCTTGGTATAATTTTGATACCGACAAATCTGAAGACATTTCCACCCTTATAACAAAGTTTGAAAGTAGTGGAAATTCTAATGTCAATGCGGCCTGCGATGATGATTTGCCGAATTTTACTGCTGACGAATGGAATTCATTTTCTTCTGTAAAACAACAAGAGATTCTTTTAGGTTATCGACTCACATATTTGGCAGAAACAGAAGTTAATTGGTGTCCTGCTTTGGGGACTGTATTGGCGAATGATGAAATTGTAAATGGAGTTTCAGAACGTGGAGGTCATCCAGTTGTTCGCAAGAAAATGACCCAATGGAGCATGCGCATTTCAGCTTTTGCCGAACGTCTTTTGGAAGGTTTAGATCGCATCGATTGGCCTGAATCTTTGAAGGAGAGCCAACGTAATTGGATTGGAAAATCGCGTGGGGCAAGTGTAAAATTCAAAATTGTTGATAGGGCAGACCTTATTGAAGTGTTTACTACCAGACCAGATACTATTTTCGGAGTATCGTTTATGACACTTGCTCCGGAGCATCCTTTGGTGGAAAAGATTACTACACCTGAGCAGAAAGCAGAGGTTGACGCTTATATTGAGGCAACAGCAAAACGCAGCGAACGCGATCGTATGGCGGACGTAAAAACTATTTCGGGGGTCTTCACTGGTGCTTTTGCTGAACATCCTTTTACTGCAAATGCAATCCCTATTTGGATTGGGGACTATGTTTTGGCAAGTTATGGAACTGGTGCCGTTATGGCTGTTCCATGTGGAGACCAAAGGGATTATGATTTTGCAAAACATTTCAATCTGCCAATCCCAAATATTTTTGAGGGTGTTGATATAAGTGAACATGCCCACGAAGAAAAGGGTGAAACAGTAATTGCAAATAGTGATTTCTTGTCAGGGATGCCATATAAAGAAGCTTTTGCGAGAGTTGTTGAGGCATTAGAACATAATGGCCATGGTAAAGGAAAGATTAACTATAGGTTAAGGGATGCTGTTTTCAGCAGACAACGTTATTGGGGAGAACCATTTCCTGTGTATTATGTTAATGGCATGCCACAAATGATTGCCCTAGAGCATCTGCCCATTACACTTCCTGAAGTTGAAAAATATTTACCAACTGAAACAGGAGAGCCACCATTAGGAAATGCAGACGTTTGGGCTTGGGATACGGTTAATCATAAAGTTGTAAGTAATAACCTTATAGATAATAAAACTATTTATCCATTAGAGTTGAACACTATGCCGGGTTGGGCTGGAAGTAGTTGGTATTTTAATCGCTACATGGATGCCGGAAATTCAGCCGAATTTGCGGGGAAAGAGGCTCTTGACTATTGGAAAGATGTAGATCTCTATATTGGAGGTAGTGAGCATGCCACAGGGCATTTATTATACTCACGTTTTTGGCAAAAATTCTTGTTCGATAAAGGTTTGGTGCCGGTTGATGAATATGCTAAAAAGTTAATCAACCAAGGGATGATTTTGGGGACAAGTGCCTTTGTAAAAAAAGACTTAAATGCTAATAAATTATATTCTAAGGATGTGGTTGGTAATGAGGAAGCATATCCCATTCACGCAGATGTGTCCTTCGTAAATGCTTCTGATGAATTGGATATTGATGCTTTTAAAAATTGGCGTCCAGAATTTGTTGATGCTGAATTTATTTGTGAGGAGGATGGCACATTTAAAGTCGCTCGAGAGGTCGAAAAAATGTCTAAATCTAAATACAATGTTGTAAATCCAGACGAGATTTGCCATCAATATGGAGCGGACAGTTTGCGTTTGTATGAAATGTTCTTGGGTCCATTGGAACAAGCTAAACCATGGAATACTGCAGGCATAACCGGAGTGCACTCTTTCTTAAAGAAACTTTGGCGTTTGTATTTTGAGGAAGAAACTCTTAAAGTGGATGATTCTGAACCTTCAAAAGAAAGCTTAAAAACGCTTCATAAAACCATTAAAAAGGTTGAAGAGGATATCGAAAACTTTTCGTTTAACACTTCTGTTTCAACTTTTATGATTGCAGTGAATGAATTAACCGCACAAAAATGTACAAGTAAACAAATATTACAACCCCTTTTGGTTTTAGTTTCACCTTATGCGCCTCATATTGCTGAAGAATTATGGTATCAATTGGGTCATAATGAAAGTATTTCAACGGCACCATTTCCAAAGTTTAATGAAAACTTTTTGGTGGAAAGTGTTAAGAATTATCCGATTTCATTTAATGGAAAAATGCGGTTTACTTTAGAATTGCCTTTAGATCTTTCCAAAGAAGAAATTGAAAAGGCTGTAATAGCAGATGATAGAACCCAGGCACAATTAGCGGGACGCACTCCCAAAAAGGTGATTGTAGTGCCAGGTAAAATTGTGAATATAGTTGGCTGA
- a CDS encoding SemiSWEET family sugar transporter, with amino-acid sequence MAEVNITEVVGFIAAFLTTAAFLPQVYKTWKTKDVSSMSLPMFLMFFMGIVLWLVYGIIIESPSMILANGITVISSFLLVYLILKHRKKG; translated from the coding sequence TTGGCTGAGGTAAACATAACTGAAGTGGTCGGTTTTATTGCTGCCTTTTTAACTACAGCGGCCTTTCTTCCACAAGTTTATAAAACATGGAAGACCAAAGACGTTTCCTCCATGTCGTTACCTATGTTCTTGATGTTTTTTATGGGAATCGTCCTGTGGTTGGTTTATGGGATTATTATTGAAAGCCCCTCGATGATTTTGGCTAACGGAATAACTGTTATTTCTTCTTTCTTATTGGTCTACCTTATTTTGAAACATCGTAAAAAAGGCTAG
- the ald gene encoding alanine dehydrogenase — translation MKIGIPKEIKNNESRVGMTPSGVFELIKDGHEVFIQSTAGDGSGFFDRDYSEVGATIVPSIEAVYKLADLIVKVKEPIKEEYDLIRPDQIVFTYFHFASSKPLTLAMIKSKAVCIAYETVECSEGSLPLLTPMSEVAGRMAIQQGAKYLEKPIKGRGVLLGGVPGVPPGKVLILGAGVVGVQAAKMAAGLGAHVTIMDINMKRLRYVNDIMPNHVVTEFCSAFNIKERIKNHDLIIGAVLIKGGKAPKLITRDMLKEMRPGTVIIDVAVDQGGCIETSSPTTHEDPTFIINDIVHYCVANMPGAVPYTSTVALTNVTLPYVLALANKGWEKACDEDESLRKGLNIVNGEIVYQEIAEAFGWGAQHVLN, via the coding sequence ATGAAAATTGGAATTCCTAAAGAAATTAAAAACAACGAAAGTAGAGTGGGCATGACCCCTTCGGGTGTCTTTGAACTGATAAAGGATGGGCACGAAGTCTTTATCCAATCCACTGCTGGCGACGGTAGTGGATTTTTTGATCGTGATTATTCCGAAGTTGGTGCTACTATAGTACCAAGCATCGAAGCTGTGTATAAATTGGCGGATTTAATCGTAAAGGTTAAAGAGCCTATCAAAGAAGAATATGATTTAATTAGGCCAGACCAAATTGTATTCACTTACTTTCATTTTGCAAGTAGCAAACCTTTAACCCTTGCAATGATTAAAAGTAAAGCGGTTTGTATTGCTTATGAAACCGTTGAATGTTCTGAGGGAAGTTTGCCTCTTCTTACACCAATGTCTGAAGTTGCAGGGCGAATGGCAATTCAGCAGGGAGCCAAATATCTTGAAAAGCCTATTAAGGGCAGGGGAGTTTTATTAGGTGGCGTGCCTGGAGTTCCTCCAGGAAAGGTGTTGATTTTGGGAGCAGGAGTTGTTGGTGTGCAAGCGGCTAAAATGGCAGCGGGGCTGGGCGCCCACGTTACAATTATGGATATTAATATGAAGCGTCTTCGTTATGTCAATGACATAATGCCTAACCATGTTGTTACAGAATTTTGCAGCGCCTTCAATATTAAAGAGCGTATTAAAAATCACGATTTAATTATTGGTGCCGTTCTTATTAAGGGCGGGAAAGCACCAAAACTTATTACCCGAGACATGCTAAAGGAAATGAGGCCCGGTACAGTAATAATTGATGTGGCTGTGGACCAGGGAGGGTGTATAGAAACTTCTTCCCCGACTACTCACGAAGATCCAACTTTTATAATTAATGACATCGTTCATTATTGTGTAGCGAATATGCCTGGGGCAGTACCTTACACTTCCACTGTTGCTTTGACAAATGTTACCTTGCCATACGTTTTGGCGTTGGCTAACAAGGGCTGGGAAAAGGCTTGCGACGAAGATGAGTCTTTAAGAAAAGGGCTTAATATTGTCAATGGTGAAATTGTTTATCAGGAGATAGCTGAGGCCTTCGGTTGGGGTGCCCAGCATGTCTTAAACTGA
- a CDS encoding zinc metallopeptidase, translating into MGIGLGYYILIGAIALVSWAVSAQLKSKFKKYSQVHLQNGMSGKEIAEKMLADNGIRDVQVISTAGQLTDHYNPKNKTVNLSEPVYHQRNAAAAAVAAHECGHAVQHATAYSMLQLRSKLVPVVSITSQMSQWLIIGGLVLGAAAGVGLGYWVAVAGLAMMGMATLFSFITLPVEYDASNRALAWLENKHMLNREEHAAASDALKWAARTYLVAAIGALASLIYWALQIFGGRD; encoded by the coding sequence ATGGGAATAGGATTAGGTTATTATATATTAATTGGTGCCATCGCTTTAGTTAGCTGGGCGGTTAGTGCGCAATTAAAATCAAAATTCAAGAAATACAGTCAAGTTCATCTTCAAAATGGGATGAGCGGTAAAGAGATTGCTGAGAAAATGTTGGCGGATAATGGAATTCGAGATGTGCAGGTAATTTCTACAGCTGGTCAACTTACAGACCATTACAATCCAAAAAATAAAACTGTAAATTTAAGTGAGCCAGTTTATCACCAGCGTAATGCTGCTGCGGCTGCTGTTGCAGCACATGAATGTGGCCATGCCGTTCAACATGCCACTGCTTATAGTATGTTGCAATTGCGATCTAAATTAGTCCCGGTTGTAAGTATTACATCTCAAATGTCGCAGTGGTTAATCATTGGTGGTTTAGTCTTAGGTGCTGCAGCTGGTGTTGGTTTGGGCTATTGGGTGGCTGTTGCTGGTTTGGCAATGATGGGGATGGCTACCTTATTCAGTTTCATTACGCTTCCAGTAGAATATGACGCGAGTAATCGGGCGTTGGCTTGGTTAGAAAATAAACATATGCTGAATAGAGAAGAGCATGCCGCTGCTTCAGATGCACTTAAATGGGCAGCTAGAACTTATTTAGTGGCAGCAATTGGTGCCTTAGCATCATTAATCTATTGGGCACTTCAAATTTTTGGAGGAAGAGATTAA
- a CDS encoding Lrp/AsnC ligand binding domain-containing protein, with amino-acid sequence MKSNNQVVEIDGIDKTILRALMEDARTPVLEIARQVGISGAAIHQRLRKLEKSGLISGSKFVINPKVLGYTTMAFIGVYLDKAVSNPEAVRQLKKIPEVLECHYTTGNWSIFVKILCKDNSHLMYLLSKEIQSITGVSRTETFISLEQQIDRQIKI; translated from the coding sequence ATGAAATCGAACAATCAAGTTGTAGAAATTGATGGTATAGACAAAACAATTCTCCGGGCTTTAATGGAAGATGCTCGAACGCCCGTGCTAGAAATAGCAAGGCAGGTTGGTATTTCTGGAGCTGCCATCCATCAGCGTTTAAGAAAGCTAGAAAAATCCGGCTTGATTTCCGGATCTAAATTTGTTATCAACCCAAAGGTTTTAGGCTATACTACAATGGCTTTTATTGGTGTGTATTTAGACAAGGCGGTTAGTAATCCTGAAGCTGTAAGGCAGCTAAAAAAAATACCTGAAGTCCTAGAATGTCATTATACCACTGGCAACTGGAGCATCTTTGTAAAGATTCTTTGCAAGGACAATTCTCACTTAATGTATTTATTAAGCAAGGAAATCCAATCCATTACTGGAGTCTCTAGAACCGAAACCTTTATTTCTTTGGAACAGCAAATTGACAGACAGATTAAAATATAA